In a genomic window of Littorina saxatilis isolate snail1 linkage group LG6, US_GU_Lsax_2.0, whole genome shotgun sequence:
- the LOC138968386 gene encoding polyprenal reductase-like, which translates to MDVSIQSGFWLVSSAALVLAYFLDQHPAVPNLWRSIFRWGKMRVGVLKEPKQFYEVPKRWFQHFYPVGVAVNFLLLVLLIQKVFFGEQWPPLLRSVLQQLQHPVSFTDITRAEPVMLVLAMELMQVCRRSYETFCVHVFSEKATMTLLHYLLGYVYYLVVGPCILAGTNFQHLRLSDSISAYDWAVYGSGLLMFVSASVMQHKSFRILAALRTDVKGKDKQHQYLLPKGGLFDKVSCPHFLAEIIIYFSFCVVFRFQHTVILSLFVFVLVNQVIAALITYQWYCKNFPGYSEKRYAVFPFLL; encoded by the exons ATGGATGTGAGCATACAGAGCGGGTTTTGGCTGGTGTCGAGCGCAGCCCTGGTGCTGGCTTACTTCCTCGATCAGCACCCCGCTGTTCCCAACCTCTGGCGCTCAATCTTTCGTTGGGGAAAGATGCGAGTCGGAGTTTTGAAAGAGCCTAAGCAATTCTATGAAGTACCAAAAAG gTGGTTTCAACACTTTTATCCTGTTGGAGTAGCAGTGAATTTCCTACTATTGGTGCTGCTGATCCAGAAGGTATTTTTCGGTGAACAGTGGCCGCCATTGCTACGTTCTGTTTTGCAACAGCTCCAGCATCCTGTCAGTTTCACAG ATATCACCAGAGCTGAGCCAGTGATGTTAGTGCTGGCTATGGAACTGATGCAAGTGTGTCGCCGTAGCTACGAGACGTTCTGTGTCCACGTGTTCTCGGAAAAAGCCACGATGACCCTGCTCCACTACCTGCTGGGATACGTTTACTACCTGGTCGTCGGGCCCTGCATACTGGCTGGGACCAACTTTCAGCATCTTCGTTTATCag acAGTATTTCTGCCTATGACTGGGCAGTGTATGGATCAGGATTGCTGATGTTTGTGTCAGCTTCCGTGATGCAGCACAAGTCTTTCAGAATCCTAGCTGCTCTGCGTACTGATGTGAAag gCAAGGACAAGCAGCATCAGTATCTCCTTCCCAAGGGTGGACTCTTCGACAAAGTGTCTTGTCCTCATTTTCTAGCCGAGATCATCATCTACTTCAGTTTCTGCGTCGTCTTTCGTTTCCAGCACACCGTCATTCTCTCCCTCTTCGTCTTTGTCTTGGTCAACCAGGTCATTGCTGCTTTGATCACCTATCAGTGGTACTGTAAGAACTTTCCAGGCTACAGCGAGAAGAGATATGCTGTGTTCCCCTTTCTCTTGTAG
- the LOC138968388 gene encoding deoxycytidylate deaminase-like translates to MEYCKQSNGEAVCTNGDCPSLNVDADKKSRCQKRVGYLTWDEYFMATAFLSAQRSKDPRTQVGACIVSEDNKIVGIGYNGMPIGCSDDVMPWGRDSHDVLETKQLYVCHAELNAVLNKNAADVKNCRIYVALFPCNECAKVVIQSGIREVIYYSDKYAAKDEFKASRRLLNIAGIKLRQFQPERKQIVIDFGSIEPRQDVANQITGMTISQTPSVN, encoded by the exons ATGGAATACTGCAAACAGTCAAACGGCGAAGCTGTATGCACAAATGGCGATTGTCCCTCGCTCAACGTCGATGCCGATAAAAA AAGCAGGTGTCAGAAGAGAGTAGGGTATCTGACATGGGATGAGTATTTCATGGCCACAGCATTCTTGTCTGCTCAGCGAAGCAAGGATCCACGGACACAG GTTGGTGCTTGCATTGTGAGCGAGGACAATAAGATCGTGGGCATCGGCTACAACGGCATGCCCATAGGATGCAGTGATGACGTCATGCCGTGGGGAAGGGACTCCCACGACGTTCTGGAGACCAAGCAGCTTTATG TATGCCATGCTGAACTGAACGCAGTTCTCAACAAGAATGCAGCGGATGTCAAGAACTGCCGTATTTACGTCGCCCTTTTTCCCTGTAATGAGTGTGCGAAGGTGGTCATCCAGTCGGGCATCCGAGAGGTCATCTACTACTCTGACAAGTACGCTGCGAAAGATGAGTTCAAGGCCTCCAGGCGGCTTCTGAATATCGCTGGCATTAAGTTGAG acaGTTTCAGCCAGAGCGCAAACAAATTGTGATTGACTTTGGGTCAATAGAACCACGCCAAGATGTTGCGAATCAGATCACAGGCATGACAATATCCCAAACACCAAGCGTCAACTAA
- the LOC138968387 gene encoding uncharacterized protein isoform X2, which yields MAKIMAANLGVTPSKWRKLFAHHNRHKTEQFRESVISKMNHTGDTHRRWYEGVAAKDTYLEVVKVAAGQGHGISAAEAQKEKELMRIRGELESYPEPSDTDEEDDLPPPLTKAELPEELKVIGFMLPTRHFMKKDYPHNKNSPWASPRLLPWLHYYLGGYRGNKNVGAKVIRACLRAMPKAKEELATKTVQNIRDKLRNWYL from the exons AAAATTATGGCTGCCAATCTGGGTGTGACTCCATCCAAATGGAGAAAACTCTTTGCCCATCAC AACCGTCACAAGACAGAACAGTTTCGAGAGAGCGTCATCTCTAAGATGAACCACACCGGCGATACTCATCGCCGGTGGTACGAGGGGGTGGCCGCCAAGGACACCTACCTTGAAGTTGTCAAGGTTGCTGCAG GCCAAGGCCATGGCATATCAGCTGCGGAAGCCCAAAAGGAAAAAGAACTGATGAGGATTCGGGGTGAGCTGGAGAGTTATCCTGAGCCATCCGACACTGACGAGGAGGATG ACTTACCGCCTCCTCTGACAAAGGCAGAGCTGCCGGAAGAGCTCAAGGTCATCGGCTTCATGTTGCCAACGCGTCATTTCATGAAAAAAGAT TATCCTCATAACAAGAACTCGCCATGGGCTTCACCACGGCTACTCCCGTGGCTGCACTACTACCTCGGCGGCTACCGAGGCAACAAAAACGTTGGGGCGAAGGTTATCAGGGCATGCCTGCGGGCAATGCCTAAAGCCAAGGAGGAGCTGGCCACAAAAACAGTACAGAACATTCGGGACAAATTGCGAAATTGGTACTTGTGA
- the LOC138968387 gene encoding uncharacterized protein isoform X1, producing the protein MEKTLCPSRECHLHHILGCQIKLLKQLIVLHWFVYRLLYIRVLICLQNRHKTEQFRESVISKMNHTGDTHRRWYEGVAAKDTYLEVVKVAAGQGHGISAAEAQKEKELMRIRGELESYPEPSDTDEEDDLPPPLTKAELPEELKVIGFMLPTRHFMKKDYPHNKNSPWASPRLLPWLHYYLGGYRGNKNVGAKVIRACLRAMPKAKEELATKTVQNIRDKLRNWYL; encoded by the exons ATGGAGAAAACTCTTTGCCCATCACGTGAGTGTCATCTTCATCATATATTAGGATGTCAAATCAAGCTACTTAAACAGTTAATTGTTTTACACTGGTTTGTTTATAGATTGCTATATATACGTGTTTTGATATGTTTACAGAACCGTCACAAGACAGAACAGTTTCGAGAGAGCGTCATCTCTAAGATGAACCACACCGGCGATACTCATCGCCGGTGGTACGAGGGGGTGGCCGCCAAGGACACCTACCTTGAAGTTGTCAAGGTTGCTGCAG GCCAAGGCCATGGCATATCAGCTGCGGAAGCCCAAAAGGAAAAAGAACTGATGAGGATTCGGGGTGAGCTGGAGAGTTATCCTGAGCCATCCGACACTGACGAGGAGGATG ACTTACCGCCTCCTCTGACAAAGGCAGAGCTGCCGGAAGAGCTCAAGGTCATCGGCTTCATGTTGCCAACGCGTCATTTCATGAAAAAAGAT TATCCTCATAACAAGAACTCGCCATGGGCTTCACCACGGCTACTCCCGTGGCTGCACTACTACCTCGGCGGCTACCGAGGCAACAAAAACGTTGGGGCGAAGGTTATCAGGGCATGCCTGCGGGCAATGCCTAAAGCCAAGGAGGAGCTGGCCACAAAAACAGTACAGAACATTCGGGACAAATTGCGAAATTGGTACTTGTGA